AGCGAGCGCATGGCCGCGCAACAGGGTCGGTACCAGCGCGGCGTTGGAAAAGACGCGGTTGATTGCTTCGAACGCATAGGCCGATGCAGTCGCGTCACTGCGCCGCTGGCGGTTCCAGCGGCTCAACCGGTGCGCGGCACCGATATCGTCGTGCGGGTGGGCGGGACCGCGCCGCGTCGACGGTTGCAGGGCTGTCAACAGCGCGCTGATGTCGCGCAGACCCAGATTCACGCCCTGCCCGGCCAGTGGATGGACCGCATGCGCGGCATCGCCCACCAACACCATCCGCCCACTGAGCTGCGTGCCCGCCAGCTGCCGCCGCAGCGGAAACGCCGCCCTGCGCGAGACGCTGGTCAACTCGCCCAGAGGCCCATCGAAGGCCCGCGAGAGTTCGACCAGGAAGGCCGCGTCATCGACCGCCAGCAGACGCTCGGCGTCCGCGTCCGGGAGGCTCCAGACAATCGAGCTGCGCGGGGTCCCGTCATCGGCGTCGGCGAAGGGCAGGAATGCCAGCGGCCCGCCGGGGAGAAAGCGCTGCCAGCAGGTCGACTGGTGCGATCGGCTGTGGCGGACGAAACCGACCAGGCCGCGCTGGCCGTAATCGTGGCGAGGAGCGAGGATGCCCGCCATCTGCCGCAAATGGGAATCCGCGCCGTCAGCGGCCACCACCAGCCGCGCGCGCAAGCGCTCGCCCGAGGCCAGCGTCAGCACCTCGCTGCGCCCGTCCTCGCTGTGCTCACGGGCGGTGACTTTGTCGGGGCAATGCAGTTCCACCCCGGCGTCCAGCGCGGCCTTCCAGAGGCGATCGATCAAAAGCCCGTTCTCGAGGATCCAGCCCAGCTCGCGGCGACCGAGGCGGTCGGCGTCGAAGTCCAGCGTGCCGCCGCCGGCCGCGTCCCAGACCTGCATGCGTCGATACGGCTGAGCCCGGGCGCTGCGAATCGCCTCCCATACGCCCAGTTGTTCCAGTAGCGCGATGTTGTCGGGCGCGACGGCGAACACGCGCAGGTCCGGTACATCGTGGCGCCACGGCGCGGGCTCGCGACCCTCGACCAGCGCCACCTGCAAGCCCTGCCGGGCGAGGCCGAGCGCCCCCGCGGCGCCCACCACCCCGGCACCGACCACCACCGCATCCAGGACACCGCGCCGGCTCATGGCCGCAATCCCTCCGGACGGCACAGCGCGGGCACGTCGGCCCGGTAGCCCAGCGCGCCCGCGACCACTTCGGCCTGCAGCGAGGGCAAGCGGTCGATCGCGAGCAGGCCGATGCTGCGGAGTGGGCGGAGCAGCTCGGAGGGGTTGGCGGTCACGCGTGCCAGACCATCGGAAAATTCCAGTGTGCGCCGCCGGTCGTCTGCGCGGGCGGCGACATAAGCGGACAGCAGCTCGGCGTCACCGCAATCGACTCCTGCGGAGGCGTCACGTGCATTGCTGATCAACTCGGCAAGCGTCAGGGCATCCCGCAGTCCCAGGTTGAAACCCTGGGCGCCCAGCGGATGAATGGTCTGGGCGGCGTTCCCCACGAGCACGGCGCGCTCAGCGAGCGTTCGATCCGCCAACACGCGTACCAGCGGATAGGCCACCCTCGGACCGCAGGACAGGAACCGCCCCGCGCGCCAGCCGAAGGCCTCCTGTACGCGCTGCAGGAAACCGGCTTCATCCAGGGCGGCGACCGCCTCGGCGTCCTCGCGCGCGACGGCGTGGACGAGGCCGTAGTGGCGATCGCCGCGTGGCAGCAGCGCGGTCGGGCCGTCATCGCCGAGGCGCTCATAGGCGGTGCCGTCGGGGGCGCGGTCGGTGCGCAGGCGGGTGACGAACAGTGTCTGCCGGTAGTCGTGTTCGCTGGTGCCGATGCCCAGGGCGCCGCGCACGGCGCCGCGGGTGCCGTCGGCGCCCACCACCAGACGCGCCAGCTCGGTGCGCTCGCCGTCCGCGTCGGCCAGCCGCACGGCCCGGCAGCCACTGTGGGCGGTGTCGGCGAACCCCAGGAAGCGCGCAGGGCGGTACCGGCGCAGGCGCTGCAGACCGGCCAGGCGTTTCTCCAGCGCATCGCCAAAGTCGCGCGCGACGACCACCCGGCCGAACTCGCTGCGACCGTGGTCGGCGGCTTCCAGGACGCTGCGCCCGAAATCACCCCGACGGCTGACATGGATCCGCCTGATCGGTCCGCCCGCCGCGGCAAGCTCCTGCATCACGCCCAGCGCGGTCAGCGCGTTGACCGTCGCCTCGGCAAAGCTGAGGTTGCGCTGGTCGAACACGCTGGCATCGGACGGGCCCGGCGCGACCGCTTCCACCAGCCCGACAGTGATCCCCAGCGGCTCCAGCGCGATGGCCAGGCTGGAGCCGACCAGACCGCCGCCGATGATGAGAACGTCATGGATGACCGGCTCGGCCGGGGTGCCGTCCGCGGAACCCCCGGAGGCGAATGCAGCGTTGCCGGAACGGGGTGCGGATTCAGGAGATCGGGACGATGCGGCCATTGCGCTATGCTAACGGCTCCGTCGTTCCACACCCAGCCACGATGAAAAATTCCGCCTCCCGCTCCCTGCTGACCGCCGGCCCGCTCGTGCTCGTCGCACTGATCGTGCTTGCCGCGCTGACCCGGGTCCTGCCCCACCCGCCCAATTTCTCGCCGATCACCGCGATCGCCCTGTTCGGCGGCGCGTATTTCGCCAACCGCAGCTGGGCAATGCTGGTGCCCCTGATCGGCCTGTTCGTGTCCGACCTGGTCCTGGCAGGCGTCAACGGCGGCCTGTATGCCAGCTGGTTCAGCGGCGCCGGCATCTGGGTGGTCTACGGCTGCATCGTGCTGACCACCGTGATGGGCTTCGGCATGCGCGGCAAGGTCAGTGGCGCTTCGGTACTGGGCTACTCGCTGGCCGGGTCGATCCTGTTCTTCCTGGTCACCAATTTCAGCGTGTTCGCCTTCGATGCGATGTACCCCAAGACGGTCGGCGGGCTGACCGCCGCCTACGTCGCCGGTATTCCGTTCTTCAAGTGGAGCGTGTTGGGAACGCTGTTCTACTCTGCGGTCCTGTTTGGCGGCTTCGAACTGCTGCGCTCGCGCGTGCCTTCGCTGCGCCCGCAAACGGTCTGAGCCGGCGCCATGGGCAACCGGCTTTCCCGGATCTACACCCGCACCGGTGACGATGGCAGCACCGGGCTGGGCGATGGCAGCCGGACCGGCAAGGATTCGGCGAGGGTCAACGCGTACGGCACGATCGACGAGGCCAATTCCACCATCGGCCTGTTGCTCGCGGTGGAAGTGCCGGATGCGATACGCGACCTGCTGGTCTCGATCCAGCATCAACTGTTCGACCTGGGCGGGGAACTCTGCATCCCCGGCCATGCGGCGATCACCGCCGCGGACGTGGACCGCCTGGAACAGCATCTGGACGCGTTCAACGAGGACCTGCCGCCGCTCAAGGAGTTCATCCTGCCCGGCGGCGGAGAGGCCGGGGCGCGTTGCCATATCGCGCGCACGGTGGTCCGCCGCGCCGAGCGCGAGACGGTCACCCTCGCGCGCGAGGAGCCGGTCCGTCCCGAGGCGATCCGCTACCTGAACCGGCTGTCGGATCTGCTGTTCGTCCTGGCGCGGGTGCTTGCCCGCGGCAGCGGTCACGGCGAAGTGGTCTGGAACCACGAACGCCGCAAGGGCTGATCGGCAGTGAGCGCCCGCGCACCACGCCTGCGCCTGTACACCCACCCGGCCTGCCTGGACCATCGACCCGGGCCTGGCAACCCCGAAGCCCCTGCCCGCCTGCAGGCGGTGGTGGACGCGATCTCCACGCAGTGGCCGGAGGAGCGCTGGAACCATCCGCGTGCCGCGACGCGCGCCGAGGTCATGCGCGTGCATCGCGCCGACCTGGTGGCCCTCGTGCTCGACAGCCGTTTCCAGGATGCCCACGACACCCTGCACATCGATGCGGAGACGGTGCTCAGCCCGGGCTCCGCGGACGCGGCCCTGCACGCGGCCGGCGCCGGCATCGAAGCCGTGGACGCGGTCATGGCCGGGCCGGCGCGACGTGCGTTCTGCGCCGTTCGCCCGCCGGGCCACCACGCAACGGCGGCGCAGGCGATGGGTTTCTGCCTGTTCAACAACATCGCCGTTGCCGCGGAGCACGCGATTGAGGTCCACGGCCTGGCGCGGGTGGCCATCGTCGACTTCGATGTGCATCACGGCAACGGCAGCGAGGCGATCTTCGCCTCCGACGCGCGCGTGCTCTACCTCTCGACCCACCAGTCGCCGTTGTTCCCCGGCACCGGCGCGGCCGGCGACGTCGGCATCGGCAACGTGCTCAACCGGCCACTGGCCCCGCAGACCGGAAGCGGCGCGTTCCGTGGGATGTGGTCCGGCGACCTGCTGCCCGCGCTGAATGCCTTCAGGCCCCAGCTCGTGCTGGTCTCGGCCGGTTTCGATGGGCACCGCCGCGACCCGCTGGCCGACCTGCAACTGGATGCCGACGACTTCGCCTGGCTGACCCGGGAACTGGCCGCAGTCGCGGACCGGCATGCCGAGGGACGCCTCGTCTCGATGCTGGAAGGTGGCTACGACCTGCAGGCGCTGCGCGAGTGCGTCCTGGTCCACGTCGACGTGCTGCTGCACGCTTGAGGACAGCGGCAACATGAACGGCGCGCCTGCGCCGGATCGCAACGCGGCGTTGCCGCGCTCCGGGCGATGCGGCAAGCTAGCGGCCGCTCCATGCCTACCGGATCGCCGCGTGCGCAACCGCCTCCACCTGCTTCCGTTATCGATGTGCATCGCCCTGGCACTGCCGGCCTTCTCCGCCCGGGCGTCGGAGGACTGGAGCCTGTGTCCGCTGGAGGACGCGGTACCCGCGTTCGACGACGCGCCCGCGCCGGGCGGACTGGATGGCGCCCGCATC
This genomic interval from Lysobacter ciconiae contains the following:
- the ubiH gene encoding 2-octaprenyl-6-methoxyphenyl hydroxylase; translation: MAASSRSPESAPRSGNAAFASGGSADGTPAEPVIHDVLIIGGGLVGSSLAIALEPLGITVGLVEAVAPGPSDASVFDQRNLSFAEATVNALTALGVMQELAAAGGPIRRIHVSRRGDFGRSVLEAADHGRSEFGRVVVARDFGDALEKRLAGLQRLRRYRPARFLGFADTAHSGCRAVRLADADGERTELARLVVGADGTRGAVRGALGIGTSEHDYRQTLFVTRLRTDRAPDGTAYERLGDDGPTALLPRGDRHYGLVHAVAREDAEAVAALDEAGFLQRVQEAFGWRAGRFLSCGPRVAYPLVRVLADRTLAERAVLVGNAAQTIHPLGAQGFNLGLRDALTLAELISNARDASAGVDCGDAELLSAYVAARADDRRRTLEFSDGLARVTANPSELLRPLRSIGLLAIDRLPSLQAEVVAGALGYRADVPALCRPEGLRP
- a CDS encoding cob(I)yrinic acid a,c-diamide adenosyltransferase, with protein sequence MGNRLSRIYTRTGDDGSTGLGDGSRTGKDSARVNAYGTIDEANSTIGLLLAVEVPDAIRDLLVSIQHQLFDLGGELCIPGHAAITAADVDRLEQHLDAFNEDLPPLKEFILPGGGEAGARCHIARTVVRRAERETVTLAREEPVRPEAIRYLNRLSDLLFVLARVLARGSGHGEVVWNHERRKG
- a CDS encoding histone deacetylase family protein, producing the protein MRLYTHPACLDHRPGPGNPEAPARLQAVVDAISTQWPEERWNHPRAATRAEVMRVHRADLVALVLDSRFQDAHDTLHIDAETVLSPGSADAALHAAGAGIEAVDAVMAGPARRAFCAVRPPGHHATAAQAMGFCLFNNIAVAAEHAIEVHGLARVAIVDFDVHHGNGSEAIFASDARVLYLSTHQSPLFPGTGAAGDVGIGNVLNRPLAPQTGSGAFRGMWSGDLLPALNAFRPQLVLVSAGFDGHRRDPLADLQLDADDFAWLTRELAAVADRHAEGRLVSMLEGGYDLQALRECVLVHVDVLLHA
- a CDS encoding DUF6580 family putative transport protein; this encodes MKNSASRSLLTAGPLVLVALIVLAALTRVLPHPPNFSPITAIALFGGAYFANRSWAMLVPLIGLFVSDLVLAGVNGGLYASWFSGAGIWVVYGCIVLTTVMGFGMRGKVSGASVLGYSLAGSILFFLVTNFSVFAFDAMYPKTVGGLTAAYVAGIPFFKWSVLGTLFYSAVLFGGFELLRSRVPSLRPQTV
- a CDS encoding FAD-dependent monooxygenase; amino-acid sequence: MSRRGVLDAVVVGAGVVGAAGALGLARQGLQVALVEGREPAPWRHDVPDLRVFAVAPDNIALLEQLGVWEAIRSARAQPYRRMQVWDAAGGGTLDFDADRLGRRELGWILENGLLIDRLWKAALDAGVELHCPDKVTAREHSEDGRSEVLTLASGERLRARLVVAADGADSHLRQMAGILAPRHDYGQRGLVGFVRHSRSHQSTCWQRFLPGGPLAFLPFADADDGTPRSSIVWSLPDADAERLLAVDDAAFLVELSRAFDGPLGELTSVSRRAAFPLRRQLAGTQLSGRMVLVGDAAHAVHPLAGQGVNLGLRDISALLTALQPSTRRGPAHPHDDIGAAHRLSRWNRQRRSDATASAYAFEAINRVFSNAALVPTLLRGHALAFAGRVPPLTRALWRHAAGL